One part of the Lemur catta isolate mLemCat1 chromosome 13, mLemCat1.pri, whole genome shotgun sequence genome encodes these proteins:
- the LOC123649077 gene encoding uncharacterized protein LOC123649077, giving the protein MARGQGPGLVTPEQASIWGKRHCLDSCTAKLNPNKERGSTFIWEVDNFDEKWTPGRKKRGNIPPGVRTPRSPHQSCRLTAPPPSALSVPHPASSAQARRLAELGPTPLSTQRRSPGESAKCARVPRVAPRRAWRLQGRRGNRGVPISVSLRPAQKPGQPRRWRERAASAPPKRGQRDHGLRAPPLLHRWLRVPLSSAWLGPGVWARLAAFPSSSVAASRRQFLQARRVRSSFSGFTDFRGRRILPRSLRASLSLSPPPLATPHPVGARAHTHSHSQARVRTPARPEPRSLQLRSADPCSLGRRYSHRLPAATGRPLSAAAATAAAEGTAAAARPRLAAPCPGQSLGEAEKGEDAEARRSRAAPGARLRAAGCLRSSYRGPRLSPSRPASLLLLASADSAPVRAGNFPLCLVCARYYCCYL; this is encoded by the exons AGGCATTGCTTGGATTCCTGCACAGCTAAGTTGAATCCTAACAAAGAGAGGGGCAGCACTTTTATCTGGGAAGTGGACAACTTTGACGAAAAGTGGACTCCAGGGAGGAAAAAGAGGGGCAACATTCCACCTGGAGTGAGGACTCCCCGCAGTCCGCACCAATCGTGCAGGCTTACCGCGCCCCCGCCGAGCGCACTCTCAGTCCCACACCCCGCATCCTCTGCCCAGGCCAGGCGGTTGGCTGAGCTCGGCCCTACCCCACTGTCTACCCAACGCCGCAGCCCTGGCGAGTCAGCCAAGTGCGCCCGGGTTCCCCGCGTGGCCCCTCGGCGGGCCTGGCGCCTCCAAGGTCGCCGTGGCAACCGTGGGGTCCCGATCTCTGTTTCCCTGCGCCCTGCCCAGAAGCCTGGACAGCCGCGGCGGTGGCGGGAGCGAGCGGCCTCGGCCCCTCCCAAGAGGGGGCAGCGCGACCATGGGCTGCGGGCGCCGCCTCTGCTGCATCGGTGGCTGCGCGTTCCGCTCAGCTCAGCCTGGCTCGGACCCGGAGTCTGGGCGCGCCTGGccgccttcccctcctcctctgtggCCGCCTCGCGCCGGCAGTTCCTTCAGGCGAGACGCGTTCGATCCTCCTTCTCTGGGTTTACGGATTTCCGGGGGCGAAGAATTTTGCCTCGGTCCCTACGAGCATCTCTCagcctttctccccctcccctcgcGACTCCCCACCCCGTGggcgcgcgcgcgcacacgcaCTCACACTCGCAGGCGCGCGTGCGCACGCCCGCGCGCCCCGAGCCGCGGAGTCTCCAGCTCCGCTCAGCAGATCCCTGCTCTCTTGGGCGCCGCTACTCACACAGGCTTCCAGCCGCCACGGGGCGTCCTCTGTCcgcggcggcggcgacggcggcggcggaGGGAACGGCGGCTGCAGCCCGGCCCCGTCTCGCAGCTCCTTGCCCGGGACAGAGTCTGGGAGAAGCCGAGAAGGGGGAGGACGCCGAGGCGAGGAGGAGCCGCGCCGCGCCCGGCGCCCGGCTCCGCGCGGCGGGCTGCCTCCGCTCTTCATACCGCGGCCCCAG GTTGTCACCCTCCCGCCCtgcttcccttctcctccttgcCTCGGCGGACTCCGCTCCGGTGCGGGCCGGAAACTTTCCTCTCTGCCTTGTCTGTGCTAGATACTATTGTTGTTATTTGTGA